The DNA sequence AATAATATGGAATTCAAAATTATTTTAATATAAAAAAGTAGGATTATATGAGTATATTGACTGGAAATAATCAATGGTATATAATACCACTTGTATGAGGAAATAAATTATTCCCAGACAAATATATTTAATATTTGGAGGATGGACATGGACATAAGAGGAACTAAAACTGAACAAAATTTAGTTACTGCATTTGCTGGAGAGTCTGAAGCTACAAATAAATATACATATTATGCTTCAAAGGCTAGAAAAGAAGGTTATAATAAAATAGCTGACTTTTTTGAAGAAACAGCTAATAATGAAAGAGCTCATGCAAAAATGTGGTTTAAGTTAATTCATGATGGAATAGGCACAACTGAAGAAAACTTAAGAGATGCAGCGGCAGGAGAGCACTATGAATGGGTTGATATGTATGAGAAATTTGCAAAGGAAGCTGAGGAAGAAGGATTTTTAGAAATTGCATTTTTATTAAGAGGTGTTGGCTCTATAGAAAAGCAACATAATAAAAGATATAATGAATTACTTGAGGCCTTAGAGGCTAATAAAATCTTTGAAAAAGAAGAAACAATGGAGTGGAGATGTCAAAATTGCGGGCATATACACAAGGGTACAAATGCTCCAGAGGTATGTCCTATATGTAAACATCCAAAAGCATTTTTTGAAGTTAAATGCGATGAATTTTAATATACAATTTTTTTATTTTTAATACAATACTTTTAATTAAGAAGAAAATATACATAAATAAAAAAATAGATCTTGATTTAAATCAAGATCTATTTTTGCTTTCATAGATTTGATGTTAATTCATTTATAACTTGTGAAACACTTTGCAATTTATCTATTTTATAGGCATTGCTACCGCAGAATAAAAGTCCATTTTCAGTATCACCACGAACTGCATCTATAAGTGCTTTAGATATACAGTAAGGAGTACTATCTGGATTACAAGGGATTAAGCAATTGTAGCATTTTGTAATTTTTACTTTATCATTGGAAACAGATTTTATAAATTTATTTTCAATAGCACGTCCGGGCATACCAACAGGACTTTTAACTATTTTAATGTCTTTTTCATCAGCGTTTACGTAGGTCATCTTAAAATTATAAGATGCATCACATTCATGAGTTGCTACAAATTTTGTTCCAACTTGAACTCCACTAGCTCCCATATCTATGTACTTTTTTACATCATCTCCAGTAAAAATTCCACCAGCGGCTACAACTGGTATATGTCTATTAAATTTATCTCCATAATTTTTTGCTATGTCTAGTATTTTAAGAAACTCACTATCATAATCTATACTATCTATATTTTCGAGTTCTTCATTATGATAACCTAAGTGTCCACCGGCTTTAGGGCCTTCAACTACTATCATATCTGCTGTAACATTATTTTTTCTATCCCACATTTTTAATATGACACTTAAGGCTTTAGATGTAGATACTATAGGAGCTATTTTAACAGAACTATCTTTAACTAATTTAGGAAGAGCAGTTGGAAGACCAGCACCAGATATAATTAAATCAACTCCAGACTCTATGCAAGTTCTTACGTGTTCTTCATAGTAGTTCATGGCTACCATAAGATTAACTCCTATTATTCCCCCTTTTGAATTTTCTTTCGCTTTTAATATGTGTTTTTTTAAAGCTCTTAAATTTGCTTTAAGTGGATTTATTTCAAAATCATCTTCATCATA is a window from the Paraclostridium sordellii genome containing:
- the rbr gene encoding rubrerythrin — its product is MDIRGTKTEQNLVTAFAGESEATNKYTYYASKARKEGYNKIADFFEETANNERAHAKMWFKLIHDGIGTTEENLRDAAAGEHYEWVDMYEKFAKEAEEEGFLEIAFLLRGVGSIEKQHNKRYNELLEALEANKIFEKEETMEWRCQNCGHIHKGTNAPEVCPICKHPKAFFEVKCDEF
- a CDS encoding NAD(P)H-dependent flavin oxidoreductase, giving the protein MGVGVSRSSLASAVASCGAIGVISGAQVGYDEDDFEINPLKANLRALKKHILKAKENSKGGIIGVNLMVAMNYYEEHVRTCIESGVDLIISGAGLPTALPKLVKDSSVKIAPIVSTSKALSVILKMWDRKNNVTADMIVVEGPKAGGHLGYHNEELENIDSIDYDSEFLKILDIAKNYGDKFNRHIPVVAAGGIFTGDDVKKYIDMGASGVQVGTKFVATHECDASYNFKMTYVNADEKDIKIVKSPVGMPGRAIENKFIKSVSNDKVKITKCYNCLIPCNPDSTPYCISKALIDAVRGDTENGLLFCGSNAYKIDKLQSVSQVINELTSNL